AACGGCCGTGTACTTCCACCGAAGCCACCAACCAGCCGCTACTAATAGCCTCTAAACTGTACGGAAAGCGACCATGCTATCGTGGGCACACGCCGAGAATAACGCTTCTTTCCGCTCGAAAGTTAGAAGCACGCTCCTCATAATATCGATGAATTTACAAGGACTATGAGTGGCCATCGGGCACCGTTGTTAGTCATAAATCCGATTCCGGCCCCGGTGGTGCGCCTTGCTCTGGGGCACAATCAGAATTGCACTCCGAAGAGAATTTGAAACCAACAAGTGGAGGGGATCAATTGGCTTCTTCTAAATGacattttttttcaaagttAATCCCCTGACTCACCAAAAGCTCGCTTTACAGCGGGTCTCCTGGTTTGCTGGCTTATCTGGCAGGAGATAAACCCGATCAACGACCAACAGGCCAGAAATCATGACTGTCTACACGCGGGGTTTTGTGATCTGAATCGACTGACTCCTTGGCTTATTGTGGTGGGATTGGTGGGTAGGAGACTAGTGGCGCATGGCACATTCAAAGCTCAGAATGGCGTGCGATGTAGTTATCTACCCACCACTCCCGGCCACAAGGTGCAATACTTGGGATTTACAAGCAAGACAGACTTCGAAGACTCACACTTTCACACCTGGAACTGTTTTGCAATTATGGTCGGACAGGCATTGACATCTGTTGCTATTGTTGGTGGCGGACCCGGAGGATTAGGAACGGCGATTGCTCTCTCGGAACTACCGTTTCTGAAGGTGACTCTGTACGAGAAAAACACAGAGCCCCGAGAAGCCGGTGCCGGCATCAGCTTGAGCACGAATGCGTGGAGAGTTCTGGATTTACTTGGAGCTAGCGAGGGAGTCAAGGGTGGCTCCAAATCTAACACACACCAAAGGTAAGCAGTCCTTTTAAGCCACAGTACCAACCGACGCAATCGTTGACCTTGTACTCTCGAAGAAATGCCTATACAGGCAAGGTTTTGAACGTCACTGAACATCCAGAAAATTCGGCTGCAGATTCCCGCGGAGCAATCCGTGCTCGCAGGACCCGACTGCAGTCAGCTCTCTTGTCGAGAGTGCCCGAGGGCTTGATTCAATTTGATAAGAAGGTTGTTTCTTTGGAGAATCTTACAAGTCGGGGAGTTCGTTTGGTTTTCCAGGATCAAACAGAGGCGATCGCAGACATTGTCGTCGGAGCGGATGGACTACACTCTGTTCGTCAACCCTCCTGTGCGAGAATAAGTATTTGTAACTGATGCAGATTCGTGAAATAGGTTGTCCGTAAGACCTTGTTGCCTGAACACCAGCTTCACTTCACGGGCAACAGTGCGTTCCGTGTTCTTGTTCCGAAATCTCATCTGGCTCATATCCCAGATATCACGACTACAACGTCATGGTGGTGGGGTGAAGCCGGCCATGTATATCTCTCCGATGTAGATGATAAggaagagatcaaagatcCGCTGTTTGAAATCACTGTTCGCTCCTATCGTGAGCCTGAGGTCTCCGGGAAGACGGTCTTTTGGGGCATCCCTGCAACCAACGAGAAAGTGGGGTCGCGTGTTGAGGTATGACATAGCTTTGGAGAATTGAGAGAGGGGACGAATTGCTAACATGTGGAAAAGAAATATGATCAAAGACTAAGAGACGCAATAAGCGCGGTGACTGAAGGGGAGTGGAGGGAGTTTGCGACATTCGCTGGTCCTCGTCTGGATAAGATTACCTACTGGGATAAAGTCGCCCTCATCGGAGATTCCAGCCACCCTCTTTCTGGTAAGTCCAAGTGGTATCAATTTAGGCTTATTATCAGGTCCAGCGCTAACGGCGTTCCAGGCGCGTTTGGCTCTGGAGCGACATTTGCCATGGAGGATGGTTGGATCCTCGCCCGCGCACTTGAACTTACGCAGCTTTTCTCTCGTCCTGCACGGGATGCTCTCAAAATCTTTGACCAGATTCGGTCTCCGTACTATACTAAGATGTGAGTCTGGACCTGAGACTGTGAGCCAAATGGATTGTGTCTGACCATGCTTTTCCGACCCTTCACAGGTATCAGCATCTAGACGAAATCCGCGATAAGGCGCGAAGGCTCCAAGCAGAAGAGAAAGATTTTGATGTCCTTTTGCAAGCCAAGATTGACTCTTTCCTCTATGGAGACAAGGATTTTATTTATCAAAACGACATTAAGAAAGTGTGGGAAGAATATCTCACAGCACAGCAGGCAGGGTTTTAGTTCGCCCAGAAACTGCTTCAAATCTCCATTATATACACCAGGCCTCTCTTACATGTTTCAGTTGTTGCCAGCATAGATTTTAGTCCCGATGTTATTGATTGATTTGCCCACATCTCTGGTTATAGTTTTTCGCCACTATTGTATATTTTGCCTTGCATATCGTGGAGTGATAAGCCTGATCATaaagcaagaagaaaaaaatacAATTGGAGTGTGATCTTACGTGTAGCGTCCCTTGTATCATCTCGGGCCAGATTATCAAAGTGTTGAACCGTAAAGGGCACAGGCCACATCCACAGTCGATTACTTTTGTTTAGAgtcgcaaaaaaaaattaatgaCTTTGAATCAAAAATTTTGAGCATTCCCTGAAGGATAAGATCTCAAATCTCCTTGATCTACAATATAGTGCTCGGCTAACTCTTTGCAGATCTGCCCCCTATTTGTGGTCGCATTGTGGGTCATCGTCTATATTGGCACTTTGTAAGGGGCTGTTTTCTTTTCAAGCTTTTTTTCGCCTTGTTTGGTAGATCTTCGGGTAGTGGAGGACAAGGATTTTGGGGAAAACAGCATGATGTCTGTATAATTTTTAGGTCGCACGTAATTTGTGTAGTGCTTGTGAGTGGTGTGATTCTATACTTTGCAAGGATTGCGGAAGATAAGCAGATGACCAGGTTTGTAAGGGAGAATCTTTACGAGTTGGGGAGTGATATGAAAATGTAGAAATCCATACCGTCAGCACCGCAGAAATTCAGATGGTAAATGAATAGAACTCTGTTACTTAGATGGGTAGAGTGTCTtatagtactccgtagacttGCGTATGCTCTGGGCTGGAGGATCACGTGATGCGGAGAGGAGAATCTGAAAATTTCGTTTTTTcccaatttcttttttttattttattttttatttttttaatgttttttttcctcgcCATCGAGGATTCCAGCCCAGCGTCATCCACTTTATCTCCAATCTACTTCTGCTGGGCCCTGTCATCCGTTAAGGACTTTAGCAAATAGATTTGGATCACCTTCGCTGCCTCTCTGGATCCCTTCCAGCTGGTTCCCTCCCCTGAATCCCTTTGAGCGACCGTCGACTCGTTTTCTCAAACTGCGCTGACCGACTCACCTCGGTCTCCGTAGCCGCTAATCCCACTTGGGAATCAGTGGGTTGCTTTGTTGCCTTGTTGCCTCAGGCCGCCAGGGAACAACAAACACGCGGCCTCGGCGCGACTTGGGTGGCGATTCTCCGTATAGAATTATCAGCGGCGCTGGCGCGACATCAGTGACAGTATTGGTTAAAACAGCCCTTCTGTATTTTACATTTCCATTTTCAAGCTAGCTCGCGATCATTTTGACTGTTCACGCCCTTGCATGCTTCGTGGTTGAAAAGGATCACTCCATTCTCTGCCGCTTACGGCCAAGGGCCAGCGCATTTCTAAAATCAAGTCAAAATGATGAACTACGGTGGTCACCCATACCACCCTCAACAATCGCAGCAGCCTCAACAACAGCAACATCAAGCTGTCCAACCCCAGCATCCATTGGGTCCACAGCCTCAACGTCAGCATGCCCAGTCGCCTTTGCTAGGTGCTGGGCCGACGCTCCCACAGCATGGCAGTCCATTCCCAGGCAACAAGCCAATTTTTCGGGGGCAAGCCCAGCAGAACTTTACTGCATCGCAATCTCCCGACATGCGCAAGATGACCCCGACATCGGGATCATTAGGTGGGTACCCTACCAGCAGTAGCTTTGGCCAATTTCCGGGGCAGTTTGCGGCCCAGAGCTCCCCGGATCTGATGTCTCGCGGCCCAGATCCTATGGGGCTGCAGAACCTACAGCGTGGATTTAATCCGATGGCTCACCTCCGGCCGCAGCCGGGCGCAGCTGGTGTCACCCATGGTCATCCCATGAATGTCCCTTCGCCACAGCAGGTCTTGAATAGACTACCCCATGCAGGCATGCAACAGAGGGATGGCCACACCTCGGCCAGTCCGTCTATGGCTAGCACCTCTATGTTCGCCATCAATCAACAGCGACAGACTCAGCCGCAGTCACAACCGCAGTCACCTCAGCAGACACACCAACAGTTGCAACACCAGatccagcagcagcagttCCAGCAGCAAAGGATGGAGCAGCAAAAACAAATCCAGCAGCAGCGTTTAGAACAGCAGCAGCGTTTAGAACAGCAGCAACGCTTAGAACAACAGAGGCTCGAGCAACAGAAGGAGTTGGAACAGCAGAAGTTAGATGAGCAAAAGATGCtggagcagcagcagcaacgcTTAGAGCAACAGAGGCTCGAGCAACAGAAACAGCATCAGCAACGGGTGGAGCAGCAGCGGCTTGAGCACCAAAAGCAGCAATTGGAGCAGCAGAGGTTGCAAAAATTGCAGCACCAAACCCAAGCACACAACCCATATCAACAACAGTCACCCTTTTCCCAACACACCCAGTCTCCGTTCCACCCATCTCAATATCAACAACATCAGGCTCAATCGCAACATCAGTATGCCCCACACCAAACGCAATTCTCTCAGCCGCAACAGACGCAATTTCAGCAATCTCCGCACCAGGCTCAATTCCAGCATTACCAGGGACCGCATTCGGGTGGCGTACCCTCATCCCAGCCACCTGCGCCGGTTGTACCTACGGTCACGGAAAGCCCGGTGATGAAGACTGACGAGTCAAGTCCTGCActgaagaagaaagccaAACCTAAAAAGGCTGCTCCGGCTCAACCTCAGCCTGTTCAAACCCAGGCCCAGCCCCATGCTCTGCCTCAACTAAATGCCCCCATGGCCATTCCTAGCGCCATCCCCACCCAGGCCAATGGACAGGGCCAGATCCCTGCCGTAACCGCAGTTGGGGGTGACCAGATTGCCACTCCGCCTGCGAAGCGTCGTCGGGGAAGACCTAGGAAGGAGGAAGTTGCCGCCAGGCTTGCTGCGCAGGCCGCACAGGCTGCCCAAAATGGCGAGTCTATTCCAGGAGTACCTCAGCCAGGCCAGGCTTCATTCACTGCGAATATGACGCCAACTGCTCCCGGCTCCGTCGCAAACATGATAACTAAGGGGACGCCTATCCTGGGACCGGACGGGACTCCTTTGAAACGAAAACGTGGACGTCCTCGTAAGGCTGATCAAATTGCGTGGGCAGCTGCAACGGGTCAACCTTTGCCGCCGCCCAAACCAAGAAAGCCAGCTTCGGCCAAACCAAAGGCACCTGGCACCGGCCGACCGCGCGGGAGACCTCGCAAGGCTGATGTGGCTGCTGcagccgccgccgccgccgccgccgccgccagTGGAGAACAGACGCAAGCAGAGGCCAACCCCCAATTGGGCGAGGGCACAGATACAACGACGGTCTTGAACCGTGCAACCTCTTCGATCGATGAAGAAGCGCATAAACGGCCCGGCCCGACCCCACCGCAGATGCTTCAAGGCCAGTCTCTGCCGCAACAGCAGAACCTCCACATTTTCCAGCAGAATCAAGCATCACAGGCCCAGGCAAATCAACATCTTGGGCAGCCACAAGTCCAGCATATGCACCAGCAACAGAATCAACACATGTCCTCGCAACCTGGCTCTCATATGCCACATAGTCAATCACTAGCCCAGCAGCCTGGCCAGCCACTCTCCATGCCTCACATGCAAATGCATCACCATTCTCCTGTCCACCCGCCGCGGCCCCTTCCTCATCAGCCATATCTTCAATCACCGATGCAACAACAGATGCAGCACCCGATGTCGTCCGAGTCCCCTGTCCACGGGATGCCAGGACAACAGCGCAGACCTCCGATTCCACAACGGAGCCAGGCCCCTCCCCCACCCGCACCACAGCATGAACATCAGCATACCTTCCAAGTCCAGATGCAGCCGCAACCAACCTAGTGCTGAAGATTGTTAGGGACATGGTTTTTCATCCAATTAATGCCACATTCATTGACCGAAGGTTCTCTTCTGACCAGTATATTTTGAAATCTTCATTCTAAAGAACATCGGTGTCTATATCATATCATTCCTGGGCTCTGTCACGTGTGTTTTGTCGAACGTTTTACGTCCAGGAAATCTCGTATGAAGTCTTTTCGTGGGCCTATTATGGCGTTGCGCGCTTTTGTGTCATTGGCATTTCTTGTTTCTCTCCATCGTTTACTTAGCCTGtgttcctttctttttttttttcttacaTATCTAATGTTCTCAATTTAGTACATACTCGGTCCCAATCTCAGATTGTCAGTTGTGCACCACTAGCCTTGTTTCACCTCGCTCTGCATGCTCAGGTGGCGTACAGTCGTTCACACTCTATTCACATCAGATCTTTCCCTACGTAAGCATGCACACACCGATTACCTTCGTCAAGATGAGATTCCGAAAGAGTAAACGAGATATCGACGAGTGCAATAGATAACCCATGTTCCAAATTTGTGACCGAGAGCACCGTGATAAAAGAATGCTGAATGGAAAGAGAAGTCTCATAGAATTCCAGTTGTGTAGCGTCCACGACATGTCTCCGGGCCAAGTAGATAAATAGGTTTAACAACGAAAGGGGTATTTAAAGAGTTCAGCTTGTCGATTTTGTAGATTGTTGACACATGCACACCACTGAAATTCCGACCTAGATTCTTCCACGGTGGACTCCGATTCACTTTGAAAGCGGTCGATCTACGTGCCACTTTTCTGTTGTATTGTGCAATCTGTATCAATACTGTTCAAATGTAAAATAGGCTTCATCGTGCGATGTTCTGTAGTTGTTAGGTAGTCCTTGACCCGTAGAAGGGGCCCGCTAAAACAAGTTGGATCAGCTCTTGCCAATTCAATTGTTGATTTACTATCCAGTCTGAGTGTAACATAGTTTTAGGAGGTAGTGATGTTGATCAAATCCGGTAGAAGTGATACGCTACTACACTGAAGTGCCTATATACATCGATATGAACCCAGAGTACGACAATAACTGTAAGacttctttcttttgttgcAAAACTGG
Above is a genomic segment from Penicillium digitatum chromosome 3, complete sequence containing:
- a CDS encoding FAD-binding monooxygenase, putative; this encodes MVGQALTSVAIVGGGPGGLGTAIALSELPFLKVTLYEKNTEPREAGAGISLSTNAWRVLDLLGASEGVKGGSKSNTHQRNAYTGKVLNVTEHPENSAADSRGAIRARRTRLQSALLSRVPEGLIQFDKKVVSLENLTSRGVRLVFQDQTEAIADIVVGADGLHSVVRKTLLPEHQLHFTGNSAFRVLVPKSHLAHIPDITTTTSWWWGEAGHVYLSDVDDKEEIKDPLFEITVRSYREPEVSGKTVFWGIPATNEKVGSRVEKYDQRLRDAISAVTEGEWREFATFAGPRLDKITYWDKVALIGDSSHPLSGAFGSGATFAMEDGWILARALELTQLFSRPARDALKIFDQIRSPYYTKMYQHLDEIRDKARRLQAEEKDFDVLLQAKIDSFLYGDKDFIYQNDIKKVWEEYLTAQQAGF
- a CDS encoding A.T hook-like; the encoded protein is MMNYGGHPYHPQQSQQPQQQQHQAVQPQHPLGPQPQRQHAQSPLLGAGPTLPQHGSPFPGNKPIFRGQAQQNFTASQSPDMRKMTPTSGSLGGYPTSSSFGQFPGQFAAQSSPDLMSRGPDPMGLQNLQRGFNPMAHLRPQPGAAGVTHGHPMNVPSPQQVLNRLPHAGMQQRDGHTSASPSMASTSMFAINQQRQTQPQSQPQSPQQTHQQLQHQIQQQQFQQQRMEQQKQIQQQRLEQQQRLEQQQRLEQQRLEQQKELEQQKLDEQKMLEQQQQRLEQQRLEQQKQHQQRVEQQRLEHQKQQLEQQRLQKLQHQTQAHNPYQQQSPFSQHTQSPFHPSQYQQHQAQSQHQYAPHQTQFSQPQQTQFQQSPHQAQFQHYQGPHSGGVPSSQPPAPVVPTVTESPVMKTDESSPALKKKAKPKKAAPAQPQPVQTQAQPHALPQLNAPMAIPSAIPTQANGQGQIPAVTAVGGDQIATPPAKRRRGRPRKEEVAARLAAQAAQAAQNGESIPGVPQPGQASFTANMTPTAPGSVANMITKGTPILGPDGTPLKRKRGRPRKADQIAWAAATGQPLPPPKPRKPASAKPKAPGTGRPRGRPRKADVAAAAAAAAAAAASGEQTQAEANPQLGEGTDTTTVLNRATSSIDEEAHKRPGPTPPQMLQGQSLPQQQNLHIFQQNQASQAQANQHLGQPQVQHMHQQQNQHMSSQPGSHMPHSQSLAQQPGQPLSMPHMQMHHHSPVHPPRPLPHQPYLQSPMQQQMQHPMSSESPVHGMPGQQRRPPIPQRSQAPPPPAPQHEHQHTFQVQMQPQPT